A DNA window from Moorella thermoacetica contains the following coding sequences:
- the tsaE gene encoding tRNA (adenosine(37)-N6)-threonylcarbamoyltransferase complex ATPase subunit type 1 TsaE has translation MEIWLKDAGATRKLGEELAGILNPGDILILNGELGAGKTTLTQGLAQGLGVTTPVTSPTFTLIQEYRGRYPLYHIDLYRLEDPEAMLDLGLEEYFGGEGITVVEWGGRLDPYLPPAFLEIKLEYAPEGRRAIIKARGPAYERVLEELKKIVGPGG, from the coding sequence ATGGAAATATGGTTAAAGGATGCCGGAGCGACCCGGAAACTGGGAGAGGAACTGGCCGGTATCCTCAATCCCGGCGACATTCTTATTCTAAACGGGGAGCTGGGGGCCGGTAAAACCACCTTGACCCAGGGCCTGGCGCAGGGGCTGGGGGTAACCACGCCGGTTACCAGTCCTACCTTTACCTTGATTCAGGAATATCGGGGCCGTTACCCCCTTTACCATATCGACCTCTATCGCCTGGAGGACCCGGAGGCCATGCTGGACCTGGGCCTGGAAGAGTATTTTGGCGGTGAGGGTATAACCGTGGTCGAGTGGGGAGGACGCCTGGACCCTTATTTGCCGCCGGCCTTCCTGGAAATTAAACTGGAGTATGCGCCGGAGGGGCGCCGGGCCATTATCAAGGCGCGGGGACCGGCCTATGAAAGAGTGCTGGAGGAGTTGAAAAAGATTGTTGGTCCTGGGGGTTGA
- the thiE gene encoding thiamine phosphate synthase encodes MPQWDLYVVITTKLGGGRPTLELVRGALAGGATAIQLREKELPARELVELGRAIRELTRDAGATFIVNDRLDIALAVEADGLHIGQEDLPAPVARKLLGPEKILGVSAGTTDEARQAEVDGADYLGVGSIFATGSKGDAGSPIGLEGLRAIRAAVKIPIVGIGGINPDNAAGVIAAGADGVSVISAVIGAADVAAAARRLREVVTRARGK; translated from the coding sequence ATGCCACAATGGGACCTTTATGTAGTCATCACCACCAAACTCGGTGGCGGCCGGCCGACCCTGGAGCTGGTGCGCGGGGCCCTGGCCGGCGGGGCTACAGCCATCCAACTGCGGGAAAAGGAATTGCCGGCCCGGGAACTGGTGGAACTGGGCCGGGCCATCAGGGAATTGACCAGGGATGCCGGGGCTACCTTCATTGTCAACGACCGCCTGGACATAGCCCTGGCAGTCGAGGCCGACGGATTGCATATCGGTCAGGAAGATCTGCCCGCTCCGGTGGCCCGGAAGCTACTCGGGCCGGAAAAAATTCTTGGGGTATCAGCGGGAACGACAGACGAGGCCCGGCAGGCCGAGGTCGACGGTGCCGACTACCTCGGGGTGGGCAGTATTTTTGCCACCGGCAGCAAGGGGGATGCTGGTAGCCCTATTGGCCTGGAAGGATTGCGGGCCATTCGGGCTGCAGTTAAGATCCCTATAGTCGGCATTGGCGGTATCAACCCTGATAATGCCGCCGGGGTAATAGCTGCCGGAGCCGATGGCGTATCGGTGATCTCGGCGGTTATAGGGGCCGCGGACGTAGCCGCCGCCGCCCGCCGGCTTCGTGAGGTGGTAACCAGGGCCAGGGGAAAATAA
- a CDS encoding uracil-DNA glycosylase: MDLKGLKAKSPACRGCSLRTGTRQVVSGSGNPGAGLMLVGEGLGAREDRVGRPFAGAAGQLLGRLLKAAGFRREEVYITNIVKCRPPGNRMPESAEVEACRPLLDAAIDFVRPQIIVCLGALATRTLVAPGASITRLRGRWIEKDGIRYLPTFHPAALLRDGGKIPLVEEDFRKLRAAYQALHTKQLALTF; this comes from the coding sequence ATGGACCTTAAGGGTCTTAAAGCAAAAAGCCCGGCCTGCCGGGGCTGCAGCCTGCGTACCGGGACCAGGCAGGTAGTCTCTGGCAGCGGAAACCCCGGCGCCGGCTTGATGCTGGTGGGCGAAGGGCTGGGGGCCCGGGAAGACCGGGTGGGCCGGCCCTTTGCTGGCGCCGCCGGACAGCTCTTGGGACGGTTGCTGAAGGCCGCCGGTTTCCGGCGGGAAGAGGTTTATATTACCAATATCGTCAAATGCCGCCCGCCGGGAAACAGGATGCCCGAATCGGCAGAGGTTGAAGCCTGCCGGCCGCTTCTGGACGCCGCGATCGATTTCGTCAGGCCGCAGATTATCGTTTGCCTGGGAGCCCTGGCGACCCGTACTTTAGTGGCACCCGGCGCGAGCATTACCCGCCTGCGAGGCCGATGGATTGAGAAGGACGGTATTCGCTACCTGCCGACCTTTCACCCGGCGGCTCTCCTCCGGGACGGTGGTAAAATACCACTGGTGGAGGAAGACTTCAGGAAACTCAGGGCTGCCTACCAGGCCCTGCACACGAAACAACTGGCCCTGACTTTTTAG